A region from the Sulfurimonas sp. genome encodes:
- the tsaD gene encoding tRNA (adenosine(37)-N6)-threonylcarbamoyltransferase complex transferase subunit TsaD, translated as MILSIESSCDDSAIAITDIETKELIFHKKISQELEHSVYGGVVPELAARLHAEALPKILEECEPYFKDLKAVAVTSSPGLAVTLVEGVTMAKAVAISLNIPLIGVNHLIGHIYSLFIEKETKFPCTVLLVSGGHTQVMQVESLENIETVAKSMDDSFGESFDKVAKMMGLGYPGGPLIQELAKDGDRKKHNFTIPLSQSPLIAFSYSGLKNAVRLAVEKAENENEYKDIAASFEHIATAHLTQKLKKYFKTNPPQRFAIVGGASANLYLRSQIEELLKPHGAELLLSELKYCSDNAAMIGRVAIEMYEKGMFTELKNIDVSPKSKV; from the coding sequence ATGATATTAAGTATTGAGAGTTCATGTGATGATAGTGCTATAGCTATTACAGATATAGAAACTAAAGAGCTGATTTTTCATAAAAAGATCTCTCAAGAGTTGGAACACTCTGTATATGGTGGAGTAGTACCAGAGCTTGCTGCACGTCTGCATGCAGAAGCACTACCAAAGATACTAGAGGAATGCGAACCTTATTTTAAAGACTTAAAAGCAGTTGCCGTTACTTCATCTCCTGGACTGGCAGTAACGCTTGTTGAAGGTGTTACTATGGCTAAGGCTGTTGCTATATCTTTAAACATTCCACTTATAGGTGTTAACCATCTTATTGGGCATATATACTCTTTGTTCATTGAGAAAGAGACGAAGTTTCCTTGTACAGTTCTGCTTGTTTCAGGTGGGCATACGCAGGTAATGCAGGTTGAATCTTTAGAAAATATAGAAACAGTAGCTAAAAGTATGGATGATTCTTTTGGTGAGAGCTTTGATAAAGTTGCAAAGATGATGGGACTTGGTTATCCTGGAGGTCCGCTTATTCAAGAATTGGCTAAAGATGGAGATAGAAAAAAACATAACTTTACGATCCCTCTATCACAATCTCCGCTGATAGCATTTAGCTACTCTGGACTTAAAAATGCCGTTCGTTTAGCAGTTGAAAAAGCAGAAAATGAAAATGAATATAAAGATATAGCCGCTTCGTTTGAACATATAGCTACAGCACACCTTACTCAAAAGTTGAAAAAGTATTTTAAAACAAACCCGCCACAAAGATTTGCGATAGTCGGTGGGGCATCAGCAAACCTTTATTTACGCTCACAAATAGAAGAGTTGTTAAAACCACATGGTGCAGAACTGCTTTTAAGTGAGTTAAAATACTGCTCGGATAATGCAGCTATGATAGGGCGTGTAGCTATAGAGATGTATGAAAAAGGGATGTTTACAGAGCTTAAAAATATAGATGTTTCTCCAAAATCAAAAGTCTAA
- a CDS encoding TIGR04219 family outer membrane beta-barrel protein — translation MYKKLLLALLASSAIASSIFADIARVEAGVGVWKQETSSTSITGTKTTYDKENDTYVWAFIKHPAPIIPNIRIEHVKTTSVNAWNETTEFAQIDVIPYYNILDNTGWITIDLGLDIKSISLDTVHASMNMSDDFVLPLGYLRTRFQLPLSGLGAEADAKYVSYSDNTVYDARIKLDYTFDISPVIQPAIEVGYRVQKIETDELLYTTLGKIDFDFSGFYAGVMIRF, via the coding sequence ATGTACAAAAAATTATTACTAGCACTATTAGCTTCTAGTGCGATAGCAAGTTCAATCTTTGCAGACATAGCAAGAGTTGAAGCAGGTGTAGGTGTGTGGAAGCAAGAGACATCAAGTACATCTATTACAGGTACAAAAACGACATACGACAAAGAAAACGATACATATGTATGGGCTTTTATAAAACATCCAGCTCCTATTATTCCTAACATAAGAATTGAGCATGTTAAAACTACTTCTGTAAATGCATGGAATGAGACAACTGAATTTGCTCAAATAGATGTAATCCCTTATTACAATATTTTAGATAACACAGGTTGGATCACTATTGATTTAGGTTTAGATATAAAATCTATATCACTAGATACTGTTCATGCATCAATGAATATGTCAGATGACTTTGTATTACCTTTAGGATATTTAAGAACAAGATTTCAACTTCCACTATCAGGATTGGGTGCAGAGGCTGATGCAAAATATGTTTCATACTCTGATAATACTGTTTATGATGCAAGAATAAAACTTGATTATACTTTTGATATTTCACCGGTAATTCAACCTGCCATTGAAGTTGGTTATAGAGTTCAAAAGATAGAGACAGATGAGCTATTATATACTACACTTGGTAAAATTGATTTTGATTTTTCAGGTTTCTATGCAGGTGTGATGATTCGTTTTTAA
- the tpx gene encoding thiol peroxidase: MATVTFKNDIVCNLAGNEVNVGDTAPVTTVVNCDPMLQDEQIGGEGKVQLVVAVPSLDTGVCDAETRRFNQEAASLEGVEVITVSMDLPFAAARWCGAAGIENLKVCSDFRNKDFANNYGVLLADGPLAGITARVIFVVGKDGKVTYKQVVPEITTEPNYEEALEAAKAAL; the protein is encoded by the coding sequence ATGGCAACAGTAACTTTTAAGAATGACATCGTTTGTAACCTAGCAGGTAACGAAGTTAATGTAGGTGATACTGCACCAGTAACAACAGTTGTAAACTGTGATCCGATGCTTCAAGATGAGCAAATCGGTGGTGAAGGTAAGGTTCAATTAGTTGTAGCTGTTCCTTCATTAGATACAGGTGTATGTGATGCAGAAACAAGAAGATTCAACCAAGAAGCAGCTTCATTAGAAGGTGTAGAGGTTATTACGGTTTCTATGGATTTACCTTTTGCAGCAGCTAGATGGTGTGGTGCAGCTGGTATTGAGAACTTAAAAGTTTGTTCTGATTTCAGAAACAAAGATTTCGCAAATAACTACGGTGTATTACTAGCTGATGGTCCTTTAGCTGGTATTACTGCAAGAGTTATTTTTGTAGTTGGTAAAGACGGTAAAGTAACGTATAAGCAAGTTGTACCTGAAATTACAACTGAGCCTAACTATGAAGAAGCTTTAGAAGCAGCAAAAGCTGCACTGTAA